TATTCATTTTTAACTAACAACCCTTCAAAAGGCATTGGAGATTACCTTAAACATTTAGAAAAAATGGGTATTCCAGCAGTTGCTGAAGAAATGTATACTTCTGCATTAGCCACTATAGATTATCTGAAAAGTCATCATCCTTTGGTTAAACGTCTATTTATTTTAGGTACACCAAGCATGATAGGGGAGTTTGAAGCTAATGGATTTATCTCCGCTGCTGATGATGCAAATGATAAACCAGATGCAGTTGTGGTAGGTTTTGACAGTACTTTAGTTTATTCGCGTTTGTGTAGAGCCGCTTGGTGGGTTAGTCAGCAATTGCCTTACGTAGCCACCAATCCAGATTGGGTTTGCCCAACAGACCAGCATGTAATATTGGTAGACTGTGGTGCAATTTGTGCCTGTATAGAAGGTGCAACCAAAAGATTACCAGATATTGTTCTAGGAAAGCCAGATCCCAGAATGCTAGATGGAATTTTACATCGTCAAGGTTTGCAACCTGAAGAAATCGCTATGGTTGGCGATAGGTTGTATACCGATGTTAAAATGGCGCTAAATGCAAATGCTGTAGGCGTCTTAGTTCTTTCTGGAGAAGCCACAATGAATGATGTGGCTGCTTCTGATGTGAAAGCAGATGTGATAGCTGAGAATGTTGCGAAATTTGGAGATTTATTGTTGGCAGTTCAAAAAGATTAAGATTCAGTTAGCTTTTGAATAGGGCAGCTGATGTTTATTTTAAAACCTTCATTCGGTTTAGTATTTATAACATAAGTGGCATTAACCATTTGTAACCTACTTTGGATGTTTTGCATCCCAATGCCTTTTTTTGCATTCAACGTTGAAAAGTCAGCACCTTTTCCATTATCCACATAATCTATATGGAGATTCTGTTCATCTGGTTTAAAACTGATGTTGATTTTTGTGGCATTAGCATGTTTCAATGTGTTGGCAATTAATTGAGTAATCACCCTAAACAAAGCTAACTCAGATTTTTCATCCAATAAGCGTTCTTCAATTAAAGGGTCGTGGGTAATAATAATTTCTATCTCTTCAGTATTATTAATTAAATCAACAAAGGCATCAATAGTTGTATAAAGGCCAAACATGGCCAAGCTAGGAGGTGATAAATCATGCGATAAATTACGCACATCAATCATCATTTTATCTATAAGCTGTTTGGCTTGATTGATGGTTTCTTCACTACCTGAACCTTGATTTTTAGCAGCATTTAACATCAATTTTATGGCAGATAAAGTACCACCTATTTCATCATGTAGGTCTTGTCCAATACGCTTGCGCTCAATTTCTTGAGATTCTATTACTGCACTTAATAATTCTTTTTGCTGCTGAATTTCAGTTTCTTGAAATAGTTTCTTTTGCTGCCATAGCATATTTTGGTTTCTGATATAGAGCACCAAGAAAAAGGTAACCAGTAAAAAGACACCAAATACGCTGTAAAAAATTAGCACATAGATGTTATCGCCCATTGCCCATTAGTTTGAAACCTTTCGCCCAGACAAGGTACATGATTAACACCAATACAGCATGAAGTTCCCAAACAATGTTGTTCATTGTTTTGTCGCCTTTATCTATTAAATAATTAGAAGAAATGAATATCATCAGCGATGCTGGAAAGTAAGCTAAAATACCAATGTTCAGCCAATTAATAGAGCTTTGTAACCATTTCTCGGCAAATCCATTTTTATAGATATACATCAAACAAAAAAACGTAATCAATATTGATTCCAATGGTCTTGTGTAGGTATTATAACCATGCCTTTGCAAAAAGATAAAATTTAAGGCACAAAACGATGGGAATAAAACAATTAAGAAGGTAAGTGCCTTCTTAATTGTTTGTTGTTTAAAAATAGATCTGAAATAACTAAACAATAATATGGCTTCAACTGCAGTATATAAATGTAATAAGGGCAGGTTTGGTATACTGTAATTACTTAATATAATGGCAGTTAGGTTTATTAAACCAGATATAACTAGGTAATAAAAAATAAATTTATGGGCTAACTTATGTCCTTTGTAATTAAGTATAAATACTACAATAGGTATGAGGATACTTAATGGTACAAGTACGCCATGGAATAAGTATTTTAAACGCATTAGACTACAAATAATGGGCTTTCAGGATCACACTGATCAGGGCAAGGTTTAGTGAAATCGTATATTTCGGTTTTGTCATCTTCTCCTTCACCGAGTTCAGGATCTTTTACAATATCATTTCCTTTTAAGTCTACAGGAACTATTAAGGCAGTAACATCATCAGGTAAGTCTTGGTCGCCTTGCTTAACAGCAAAATATGCACGAACACCTCGTAATTCATTTCTTGTAACTCCATCTTCATCCACATATTGGTACTTATCAATAATTTGTAAAATATCAGCTATTGGAATTAATACAGCTCTTGGGATGTTGCTTTCTGGCATTGAACCACTTAGCTGTCTTCTAAATCTT
The sequence above is drawn from the Pedobacter frigiditerrae genome and encodes:
- a CDS encoding HAD-IIA family hydrolase — its product is MQSENKSYEGIINNVSPELIERLKKIKHVALDMDGTIYNGSTLFSYTPGFLQSLKSAGISYSFLTNNPSKGIGDYLKHLEKMGIPAVAEEMYTSALATIDYLKSHHPLVKRLFILGTPSMIGEFEANGFISAADDANDKPDAVVVGFDSTLVYSRLCRAAWWVSQQLPYVATNPDWVCPTDQHVILVDCGAICACIEGATKRLPDIVLGKPDPRMLDGILHRQGLQPEEIAMVGDRLYTDVKMALNANAVGVLVLSGEATMNDVAASDVKADVIAENVAKFGDLLLAVQKD
- a CDS encoding sensor histidine kinase — its product is MGDNIYVLIFYSVFGVFLLVTFFLVLYIRNQNMLWQQKKLFQETEIQQQKELLSAVIESQEIERKRIGQDLHDEIGGTLSAIKLMLNAAKNQGSGSEETINQAKQLIDKMMIDVRNLSHDLSPPSLAMFGLYTTIDAFVDLINNTEEIEIIITHDPLIEERLLDEKSELALFRVITQLIANTLKHANATKINISFKPDEQNLHIDYVDNGKGADFSTLNAKKGIGMQNIQSRLQMVNATYVINTKPNEGFKINISCPIQKLTES